The Rhododendron vialii isolate Sample 1 chromosome 8a, ASM3025357v1 genome has a window encoding:
- the LOC131298400 gene encoding cytochrome P450 81Q32-like has protein sequence MEPSFQSLSCAAALFLSIAALYYYLSSKPNSHRNLPPTPPSLPIIGHLHLIRPPLHRTLHRLSQSLGPVFSLRFGSRPVVVVSSPPLVEECFTRNDVVLANRPKFLSGKYFSYNYTGIATAPYGDHWRNLRRLMSLEIFSASRLNDSLPIRQSQVELLLLDLCRNSSVNFSSVELKSKLSELSFNVIMRMIAGERCSEEAGEFRGLVGEAFELCDAANPGDFVPVLRWVDFGGYEKNLKRIHGRLDAFFRHLIDEHRLDKGNDSMIDHLLSLQESQPEYYTDEIIRGLILAVILAGTDTSAVTMEWAMALLVNHPEVLKKARAELDAYVGQDRLVDESDLSKLNYLQAIILETLRLFPAAPLLVPHMPSSDCTIGGFDVPRGTILLVNAWAIHRDPELWDDPISFNPERFKDGEVEGHKLMPFGMGRRACPGSSLAQRVVGLVLGSLIQCFEWERVSEEAVDLSEGKGLTMPKLEPLEAMCKARAIMRKVLSK, from the exons ATGGAACCaagttttcaatcattatcatgTGCCGCTGCGCTCTTTCTAAGTATTGCTGCACTCTACTACTACCTCTCATCAAAACCAAATTCCCACCGCAACCTCCCACCAACCCCACCGTCTCTTCCCATCATAGGCCACCTCCACCTCATCAGACCGCCTCTCCACCGCACCCTCCACCGCCTCTCCCAATCCCTCGGCCCGGTTTTCTCCCTCCGGTTCGGCTCCCGCCCCGTCGTGGTCGTGTCCTCCCCTCCCCTTGTTGAGGAATGCTTCACGAGAAACGACGTCGTCCTGGCCAACCGCCCCAAGTTCCTCAGCGGCAAGTACTTCAGCTACAACTACACCGGCATCGCCACCGCCCCCTACGGCGACCACTGGCGCAACCTCCGCCGCCTCATGTCCCTCGAGATCTTCTCCGCGAGTCGACTCAACGATTCCTTACCCATTCGCCAATCCCAAGTCGAGCTCCTACTCCTTGACCTGTGCAGAAACTCGTCCGTGAACTTCTCGAGCGTCGAGTTGAAGTCAAAGCTTTCGGAGCTGAGCTTCAACGTGATCATGAGAATGATCGCCGGAGAGCGGTGTTCCGAGGAGGCGGGGGAGTTTCGGGGTCTAGTGGGAGAGGCGTTCGAGTTGTGCGACGCGGCGAATCCGGGCGACTTCGTGCCGGTTTTGCGGTGGGTTGACTTCGGAGGTTACGAGAAGAATCTGAAGAGGATTCACGGGAGGCTTGATGCGTTTTTCCGACATCTGATCGACGAGCATCGGCTCGATAAGGGTAATGATTCCATGATCGATCATTTGCTTTCCCTGCAAGAATCGCAGCCGGAATATTATACTGATGAGATTATTAGAGGGCTTATATTG GCTGTGATACTTGCAGGTACCGATACTTCAGCGGTGACAATGGAATGGGCAATGGCGTTATTAGTTAACCACCCAGAGGTGTTAAAGAAAGCTAGAGCCGAGTTAGATGCTTATGTGGGGCAAGATCGCTTGGTTGACGAATCAGACCTCTCAAAACTAAATTACCTCCAAGCCATCATCTTGGAAACTCTTCGATTGTTTCCGGCCGCACCACTCTTAGTACCGCACATGCCATCTAGTGATTGTACAATCGGAGGATTCGATGTACCGCGCGGCACGATATTGTTGGTCAATGCATGGGCCATTCACAGGGATCCTGAGCTTTGGGATGACCCCATAAGCTTCAATCCCGAGAGGTTTAAAGATGGCGAAGTGGAAGGACACAAGTTAATGCCATTCGGGATGGGACGGAGGGCCTGTCCAGGGTCAAGCCTGGCCCAACGTGTTGTGGGTCTGGTCTTGGGTTcgttgatccagtgttttgaaTGGGAGAGGGTAAGTGAGGAGGCTGTTGATCTTAGTGAAGGCAAAGGGCTAACCATGCCTAAACTAGAGCCATTGGAAGCCATGTGTAAAGCACGAGCCATCATGAGAAAGGTTCTCtctaaatga